Proteins found in one Amphiura filiformis chromosome 14, Afil_fr2py, whole genome shotgun sequence genomic segment:
- the LOC140169315 gene encoding uncharacterized protein translates to MYKESQSLQGMLYTTPDCFSCSVLSFGETRDLRRVFCGLKDVLTPAELKALRNRSEKENIENSTKKVNKSGTVSKDKWVVNLSSKQLTSDEVSVLEKGLNFAADNLPINDVIVATESACKDLPDKTAAELRARVVNIVKTAKPPASNITRGERSAINNLRKDENIEIIPADKGRATVVIDKTVYEEKALALLSDDNVYSKLKKDPTQIFQARLVKLLKELKDCGTIDSKTYWKLYPTVCDIPKFYGLIKVHKAGAPLRPIVSSIGSVSYELARFVADIISPLIGQTVHHIKNTQTFVDQVRDLVVHADESLISFDVTALFTSIPVKDTLNVIKHLLENDNSWQVDSAENLSVDNIIQLLSFCLNTTYFVFRGQNYQQKDGCAMGSPCSPLAANAYMEHFERIALASAPHTPRTWYRYVDDTFCVIKSSHVEEFTNHINSQDTNIKFTREEERDGQLAFLDTLIYRKQDGSVKIQVYRKPTHTDQYLNFSSHHPLEHKLSVVRTLLYRAETVVTDPDDKSEEIRHVKEVLHESGYKDWTLFRTRPKPKEQNKDSDDDSCKKGIFVTLPYVEGLSERLRRVFNSAGVSTSFKPQNSLRRSLVSPKDKTEQEKQSGVVYSIPCKDCDSLYIGESGRKLEKRLTEHKSKAASSKSAIKEHIDRSKGHQIDWET, encoded by the coding sequence ATGTATAAGGAGTCACagtctttgcaagggatgctATACACAACACCAGATTGTTTCtcttgttcagttttgtcctttggGGAGACAAGGGACCTACGTAGGGTATTCTGCGGTTTAAAGGATGTGCTGACACCAGCAGAATTAAAAGCCCTGCGTAACCGTTCCGAGAAGGAAAACATCGAGAATTCGACGAAAAAGGTGAATAAATCTGGAACTGTCAGTAAAGATAAATGGGTTGTTAACTTATCATCAAAACAACTAACGTCGGATGAAGTGTCAGTGTTAGAAAAGGGACTAAATTTCGCGGCGGACAATTTGCCCATTAACGATGTGATTGTAGCGACTGAATCGGCATGTAAAGATCTCCCCGATAAAACTGCTGCTGAATTAAGAGCCCGGGTGGTAAATATTGTCAAAACCGCCAAACCCCCCGCTAGTAATATAACCCGCGGTGAGCGATCAGCAATTAATAATCTGAGAAAGGATGAAAACATCGAAATAATCCCTGCTGACAAGGGTAGAGCCACAGTTGTAATTGATAAAACGGTCTATGAAGAAAAAGCTCTTGCACTACTCAGTGATGACAACGTGTATTCTAAACTGAAAAAAGATCCAACTCAGATTTTTCAGGCTAGACTGGTGAAATTACTTAAAGAACTGAAAGACTGTGGAACGATTGACAGTAAAACATACTGGAAATTATACCCTACAGTATGTGATATACCCAAATTTTATGGCTTGATCAAGGTTCATAAAGCCGGTGCTCCCTTGAGACCTATCGTTTCGAGCATAGGATCTGTGTCATATGAATTAGCACGATTTGTCGCTGACATAATTTCACCTCTTATCGGCCAAACAGTGCATCATATAAAGAACACTCAGACTTTTGTTGATCAGGTTAGGGATCTTGTTGTACATGCGGATGAGTCCCTGATATCCTTTGATGTCACTGCGCTGTTTACATCTATCCCAGTCAAGGATACCCTGAATGTGATCAAACATTTGCTGGAAAATGATAACAGTTGGCAAGTAGACAGTGCTGAAAACCTTAGTGTTGACAATATTATCCAATTGTTAAGCTTCTGCCTTAATACAACATATTTTGTGTTTAGGGGCCAAAATTATCAGCAAAAAGATGGGTGTGCCATGGGCAGCCCTTGTAGCCCGTTGGCAGCGAACGCTTACATGGAACACTTTGAACGCATCGCTTTAGCGTCTGCTCCTCACACACCGCGTACATggtatcgttatgtggatgacacATTCTGCGTAATTAAATCGTCGCATGTGGAGGAGTTTACGAACCACATAAACAGTCAGGACACTAATATCAAATTCACGCGCGAGGAAGAGCGAGACGGGCAACTGGCTTTCCTCGATACGCTCATCTATCGGAAACAAGACGGAtctgtgaaaatccaagtttaccGCAAACCTACTCACACGGATCAGTATCTGAACTTTAGCTCACACCATCCGCTGGAGCATAAACTGAGCGTCGTGAGAACACTTTTATACAGAGCGGAGACGGTTGTCACTGATCCTGACGACAAATCGGAGGAGATTAGGCATGTGAAGGAGGTGCTACACGAGAGTGGCTACAAAGACTGGACATTGTTCAGGACGCGTCCTAAaccaaaagaacaaaataaggaCAGCGACGACGATAGCTGCAAAAAGGGCATCTTTGTCACCTTGCCGTACGTGGAAGGCCTCTCGGAACGGTTACGTAGGGTTTTTAATTCTGCTGGTGTCAGCACATCCTTTAAACCGCAGAATAGCCTACGTAGGTCCCTTGTCTCCccaaaggacaaaactgaacaagaGAAACAATCTGGTGTTGTGTATagcatcccttgcaaagactGTGACTCCTTATACATTGGTGAATCTGGACGCAAGCtcgaaaagaggctaacagaacataaatccaaagcggccagttcTAAGTCAGCAATCAAGGAACATATTGACAGGAGCAAagggcaccagattgactgggaaacgTGA
- the LOC140168976 gene encoding proton-coupled folate transporter-like has product MVFAILFGYLHAIANTTPGLYIAALVGSLRSISGPLIPSMMAKVVSEHEYGVVFGFKASIESIGKLLSPLLINSIYSKTVQTQPNLVFIIHGTLGFIPLILTAVLQVITRHDKEATGKEASYGTF; this is encoded by the exons ATGGTTTTTGCTATTCTGTTTGGATATCTTCATGCTATTGCAAACACGACGCCAGGACTATATATTG CGGCGCTTGTGGGATCTTTACGTAGTATTAGCGGACCTCTGATCCCTTCGATGATGGCCAAAGTAGTCTCAGAACATGAATATG GCGTGGTCTTCGGCTTCAAAGCAAGTATAGAGAGCATTGGCAAATTGTTGTCACCCTTGCTTATAAATTCTATTTACAGCAAAACGGTGCAAACGCAACCAAATTTGGTCTTCATAATACACGGAACATTGGGCTTCATTCCCTTGATACTCACGGC TGTTCTTCAAGTCATAACTCGACACGACAAAGAAGCGACTGGAAAGGAAGCTTCCTACGGAACGTTTTAA